From the genome of Gracilimonas sp., one region includes:
- a CDS encoding chemotaxis protein CheD: MRKVVGVSDLKVSANVQEEIITHALGSCLGITVYDPVAKVGGLVHVMLPLSKADPEKAKTKPAMYVDTGFGALLNEVYELGAQKKNLEIIVAGGASMKKNEDDDYFKIGKRNFTVLRKLLWKNGFMISKQDVGGSISRTMTLSIGDGIVTINKQAINSSNRPSGISAGSVYNQQVTV; the protein is encoded by the coding sequence ATGAGAAAAGTAGTTGGTGTTAGCGATTTAAAAGTATCCGCCAATGTGCAAGAAGAAATCATAACTCATGCACTCGGCAGTTGTCTTGGCATTACCGTTTACGACCCTGTTGCTAAAGTAGGTGGGTTGGTACATGTGATGCTTCCGTTATCAAAAGCTGATCCTGAAAAAGCCAAAACAAAACCAGCGATGTATGTAGATACCGGCTTTGGGGCTCTCCTGAATGAGGTTTATGAACTGGGAGCTCAGAAAAAGAACCTTGAAATAATAGTGGCTGGTGGTGCCAGTATGAAGAAGAATGAAGATGACGATTACTTCAAAATTGGCAAGCGCAATTTCACGGTTCTGAGAAAACTACTTTGGAAGAATGGATTCATGATTTCCAAACAAGATGTAGGAGGAAGCATTTCCAGAACCATGACACTATCGATTGGAGATGGAATTGTAACCATCAATAAACAAGCTATTAATAGTTCAAATCGTCCTTCCGGCATTTCGGCAGGCTCAGTTTATAACCAACAAGTAACAGTTTAA
- a CDS encoding LacI family DNA-binding transcriptional regulator — MKNITLQDIADELGLTKVSISKALRDHPDISTNTRKKVKKLAKELGYRPNLVARSLTSSQSKTIGLIIPKIAHFFFASVVEAIYKTAFENGYEVIIGVSLEDEELEKTHLETMMQMRVDGLLVSVTENTTDIKRFEEVKAMGIDLVFFDRGFKDSGFSYIKSEERNSARIGVTHLIEQGYTEIAHLAGYSSLDISRNRRLGYEDALQQAGLEVNPEMIVEGGYSEEDGYKSFEKLINSYGVPKAIFTVSYPVGLGALKYMREHDMDPTKIKILSFGKSDFNEYLISPFICIDQPTTSLGNRAIKQLLAEIESTDGDERPVLTELACEIVY, encoded by the coding sequence ATGAAGAACATAACGCTCCAGGACATTGCAGATGAATTAGGGTTAACAAAGGTTAGTATCTCCAAAGCCTTGCGAGATCATCCCGATATTTCAACGAATACGAGGAAGAAGGTAAAAAAGCTTGCTAAGGAGCTGGGTTATCGTCCAAATCTTGTTGCTCGTTCCCTGACATCTTCCCAATCCAAAACCATCGGGCTAATCATCCCAAAAATCGCTCACTTCTTTTTTGCTTCTGTAGTAGAAGCAATCTATAAAACAGCTTTTGAAAATGGATATGAAGTAATTATTGGGGTTTCACTGGAAGATGAAGAGCTTGAGAAAACTCACCTGGAAACAATGATGCAGATGAGAGTTGATGGTCTGTTAGTCTCTGTTACGGAAAACACAACAGACATTAAGCGGTTTGAAGAAGTTAAAGCTATGGGGATTGACCTTGTATTTTTTGACCGCGGCTTTAAAGACTCCGGGTTTAGCTACATAAAATCAGAAGAAAGAAATAGTGCCCGAATAGGGGTAACTCATCTTATTGAGCAAGGATATACGGAGATTGCACATCTTGCCGGATATAGTTCTTTGGATATTAGCCGTAATCGAAGGTTGGGGTATGAAGATGCACTTCAGCAGGCAGGGCTCGAAGTGAATCCTGAAATGATCGTTGAGGGTGGCTATAGTGAAGAAGATGGATATAAAAGCTTCGAAAAATTGATTAATAGCTATGGTGTGCCTAAAGCTATTTTTACGGTTAGCTATCCCGTAGGCTTGGGTGCACTCAAATATATGAGAGAGCATGATATGGACCCTACAAAAATTAAGATATTGAGTTTCGGCAAAAGTGATTTCAATGAATACCTCATTTCACCGTTCATTTGTATAGACCAGCCAACAACCTCCTTAGGCAACAGGGCTATAAAGCAGTTATTAGCAGAAATAGAATCTACAGATGGAGATGAACGCCCGGTGTTAACTGAGCTGGCGTGTGAGATTGTTTATTAG
- a CDS encoding chemotaxis protein CheX encodes MGRMMIAEKLSKVDKIPGEIVEIVQESVINTFTSICGGTPECVQQEDESGPLNGIIGNIAVFNADHTFSLMIAIPKATALKISDAFLGMELPFESHDMGDLIAEIANILAGEVAANIEKVGFRGQSSLPTATRGSDLTLFMPNKPPSAKMKFSSDCGDFMLNMALSESR; translated from the coding sequence ATGGGAAGAATGATGATTGCAGAAAAACTAAGCAAAGTAGACAAAATACCAGGCGAAATAGTTGAGATTGTACAGGAGTCTGTCATAAACACATTTACATCTATTTGTGGTGGCACTCCCGAGTGCGTGCAACAGGAAGATGAAAGCGGCCCGCTTAATGGTATAATTGGAAATATAGCGGTCTTCAACGCCGATCACACTTTTTCGCTTATGATAGCGATTCCTAAAGCAACTGCCTTAAAAATTTCAGATGCATTTTTGGGCATGGAGCTTCCTTTTGAAAGCCATGATATGGGCGACTTAATTGCTGAGATAGCAAATATCCTTGCCGGCGAAGTAGCGGCTAATATCGAAAAGGTTGGTTTCAGGGGGCAGTCTTCTCTTCCAACAGCAACCCGCGGAAGCGACCTAACTCTCTTTATGCCCAATAAACCCCCATCAGCGAAAATGAAATTTTCCAGTGACTGCGGCGATTTTATGCTGAATATGGCACTGAGTGAATCCAGATAA
- a CDS encoding ATP-binding protein has translation MKDFISVLFIEDSEHSNQEIKKRLEQSDYSVIPFSQNDTKDLDVLLKAHKWDLVFIDYDKEELNLSHILDIIDQQFFITPLILVGTNIPNDLLYQAMTSGVQDFVSKDKLDSLIPVVAKEIRNLRKQRKLTQTATKNQILDQILRKSTNEVFLMDPMSLKMVYANETLLNNLGYTEDELAALPAKSVIADYDVRKVFDKVKPLYRGEESSTTFQFDRKRKDGSTYPVEIHVEVTQEETRQLLMGISFDITRQVKDAKIIEKQKKKTKELELNSKYKSQFFANLSHEMRTILNSTLLLTKILKENRTENLYGDQLEYLQTIYQSNNSVLELLNEVLDLSKIESGKIDITLERVEISDIGNRAERLFKPIAREKGLSFEYTSNGIGKDSIKTDRLRLDQVLNNLISNAIKFTEQGHVHLEISEATNDDANMIAFRVEDTGIGIPKKKQKRIFKSYVQAEGSSTEKRFGGTGLGLAISREIAQILGGKITLESTPGVGSSFTLLLPSDSSNILQRQAEKGKIKITTESLPADQPSDVETELSNGKPKGSVLLIDDSSIHNMALKEFLSFSIEVCHTAESAQEAYEILDRETVDCIILDMYLPDADGKEVLDVLKSTKKYKDIPVIIYSGKSLTRSEEEKLLKKAAVVQKNANSYKILLEKVMERVK, from the coding sequence ATGAAAGACTTCATTTCGGTTTTATTTATTGAGGATTCTGAGCATTCAAATCAAGAGATCAAAAAAAGATTGGAGCAATCAGATTATTCTGTCATCCCCTTTTCTCAGAATGACACTAAAGACCTCGATGTTTTACTAAAAGCACATAAATGGGATCTTGTCTTTATTGACTATGATAAAGAAGAACTTAACCTGAGCCACATCCTTGATATTATAGATCAACAATTTTTCATTACCCCTTTAATATTGGTTGGGACAAATATACCAAACGATCTTCTTTATCAGGCCATGACCTCCGGGGTTCAGGATTTTGTATCAAAAGATAAACTGGACAGCCTTATTCCTGTTGTTGCTAAGGAAATCAGAAACCTCCGCAAACAAAGAAAACTCACTCAAACTGCGACGAAGAATCAAATTCTTGACCAAATTCTGAGGAAGAGTACCAACGAAGTTTTCCTTATGGATCCGATGAGTCTCAAGATGGTATATGCCAATGAAACTCTTCTAAACAACCTGGGTTATACCGAAGATGAATTGGCAGCATTGCCAGCAAAGAGTGTTATAGCAGATTATGATGTTCGTAAGGTATTTGACAAGGTAAAGCCCCTATATCGCGGTGAAGAAAGTTCTACTACCTTTCAATTCGATCGTAAAAGAAAAGACGGCTCAACCTACCCGGTCGAAATTCATGTTGAAGTCACCCAGGAAGAAACACGCCAGCTGCTGATGGGTATCAGTTTTGATATTACCCGGCAGGTAAAAGACGCGAAAATCATTGAAAAGCAAAAAAAGAAAACAAAAGAACTCGAACTGAACAGTAAGTACAAGTCGCAATTTTTTGCCAATTTAAGTCATGAAATGCGAACCATTCTTAATTCTACCCTTTTGCTTACTAAGATTCTCAAAGAGAATCGTACTGAGAATCTTTATGGAGATCAGCTGGAATATTTGCAGACTATTTATCAATCAAATAACAGTGTTCTGGAGTTGCTGAATGAAGTACTCGACCTTTCAAAAATAGAATCCGGAAAGATTGACATCACTCTTGAACGTGTAGAGATAAGTGATATAGGAAACCGTGCTGAACGTCTATTCAAACCTATTGCCCGAGAGAAAGGTCTTTCTTTTGAATACACCTCAAATGGAATTGGAAAAGATAGCATAAAGACTGATCGTCTCCGGCTAGACCAGGTTCTGAACAATCTAATTTCCAATGCTATAAAATTTACGGAGCAAGGGCATGTTCATCTGGAAATTTCTGAGGCAACTAATGATGACGCAAACATGATCGCTTTTCGTGTGGAAGACACAGGGATCGGGATACCTAAAAAAAAGCAAAAGAGAATATTTAAAAGTTATGTGCAGGCCGAAGGATCATCAACCGAGAAAAGGTTTGGCGGTACTGGATTAGGATTGGCAATTTCAAGGGAAATAGCACAAATCCTGGGCGGAAAAATTACGCTGGAAAGCACCCCCGGAGTTGGAAGTTCTTTCACTCTTTTGCTCCCATCCGACAGCAGCAATATTCTTCAGCGACAGGCAGAAAAAGGTAAAATCAAAATCACTACAGAGTCTCTACCTGCTGATCAGCCCTCAGATGTTGAAACAGAGCTGAGTAATGGAAAGCCAAAGGGCTCTGTATTACTTATTGATGATAGCAGCATTCATAATATGGCACTTAAAGAATTTTTGAGCTTCAGCATAGAAGTGTGCCATACAGCAGAATCTGCACAGGAAGCCTACGAAATACTTGACAGGGAAACAGTCGATTGTATTATTTTGGACATGTACCTACCTGATGCTGATGGAAAAGAGGTACTGGATGTTCTTAAATCAACTAAGAAATACAAGGATATCCCCGTCATCATTTATTCAGGCAAAAGCCTTACCCGTTCAGAAGAAGAGAAGTTGCTTAAAAAAGCTGCCGTAGTTCAGAAAAATGCCAATAGCTATAAAATATTGCTGGAGAAAGTAATGGAAAGAGTTAAATAA
- a CDS encoding chemotaxis protein CheW: protein MSNKDQLIKDLETIIRLLADVWPADRENVAVAGARFEEVTNNVENNFGQFQKLIDLSWQGIKHLYEKDDYFMMVKAATMQAINTVREYVIEEGDIKVEDFEKAYDELEKSLKGGSESADSVIELDEEKVEEIKSKGESKKDDKKEDSQKDYTLNDLAGFLISIDESSVKGEDLQKLDEIVSFIVKHSDETVAAPLKEAMAEVEASGGAKGWLKIVSDKTEQAIEIEAQEEWDNSIDEEEGTVSEQSAEEKAVTAEDAKEAAEPFEGEEEQVVSSETFYIPEDIEIALVGEFITECSELIEMAESALLDLEEAPNNEELINTVFRAFHTIKGTSAFMGLDPISEFTHFVETLLSMVREGDLPFDRACADINFESIDILNQMLRVVEEAEGGDPLHKPAQYDSMIKVLHAISEEGKEPAKALEKIRGKKEAGPKTNPVKDIITNSGSSEEESAVADKISSKSDSESSVRVSVSRLDRLIDMVGELVIAHSVVAQDKAIPNDSDLQKKVNHTTKILRELQDTSLTLRMVPLKATFHKMNRLVRDLSRKAGKQVKFSTFGEDTEIDRNMVDVINEPLIHMLRNSLDHGIEEPEERLKSGKEANAEISLSASQEGGKVVIEIKDDGRGINKDKILKKAIEKGLVDPEKKLTEKEIYNLIFLPGFSSAEKVTDLSGRGVGMDVVRRSIEQLQGKVDVTSELGEGTTITIELPFTLAITDGMLVRVGTQRFIVPTINIDMTFRAKEKDMFTMMGNSEQVNFRGHSVPVIRLHEQFEINGAKESLLEGTLLIIKNNNRRYALLVDEVIGQQQLVGKSIHMLTKMSHISGGAILGDGRVGLILDTAALMDSAA from the coding sequence ATGAGTAACAAAGACCAACTTATCAAAGACCTTGAAACCATTATTCGGTTACTTGCTGATGTATGGCCTGCTGACCGTGAAAATGTAGCGGTTGCCGGTGCCAGGTTTGAAGAGGTAACCAACAATGTTGAGAACAACTTTGGACAGTTTCAAAAGCTGATTGACTTATCATGGCAAGGGATTAAGCACCTCTACGAAAAAGATGACTATTTCATGATGGTAAAAGCCGCTACAATGCAGGCTATAAACACCGTTCGAGAGTATGTGATTGAGGAAGGCGATATCAAAGTGGAAGATTTTGAAAAAGCCTATGATGAGTTGGAAAAGTCTTTGAAAGGCGGTTCTGAATCAGCTGATTCAGTCATAGAATTGGATGAGGAAAAGGTAGAAGAGATTAAAAGTAAAGGAGAGTCAAAAAAAGATGATAAGAAAGAGGACTCTCAAAAAGATTACACGCTGAATGATCTTGCTGGTTTCCTGATCTCAATAGATGAAAGCTCAGTTAAAGGTGAAGACCTGCAGAAGCTGGATGAAATTGTATCTTTTATTGTAAAGCACTCTGATGAAACAGTTGCTGCACCATTAAAAGAGGCTATGGCTGAAGTGGAAGCCAGTGGAGGAGCCAAGGGCTGGCTTAAAATTGTTTCTGATAAAACAGAACAGGCTATAGAGATTGAAGCTCAGGAAGAATGGGATAACTCCATAGACGAAGAAGAAGGTACAGTCTCAGAACAGTCAGCAGAAGAAAAGGCTGTTACGGCTGAAGATGCCAAAGAAGCGGCGGAACCATTTGAAGGTGAGGAAGAGCAGGTGGTTTCTTCAGAGACTTTCTATATTCCAGAAGATATCGAAATTGCACTGGTTGGAGAGTTTATTACAGAGTGTTCTGAACTGATTGAAATGGCAGAAAGTGCACTTCTTGACCTGGAAGAGGCTCCGAATAATGAAGAGCTTATCAACACGGTATTCCGGGCTTTTCATACCATTAAAGGTACCTCTGCTTTTATGGGACTCGATCCTATTTCCGAGTTTACCCACTTTGTCGAGACACTGTTAAGTATGGTTCGTGAAGGTGATTTGCCATTTGATCGCGCATGTGCCGATATTAACTTTGAATCGATAGATATTCTGAATCAGATGCTTAGAGTAGTGGAAGAAGCTGAAGGCGGAGATCCACTCCACAAACCAGCTCAGTATGATAGCATGATTAAAGTACTTCATGCTATTTCTGAAGAAGGTAAAGAACCTGCCAAAGCACTCGAAAAAATTCGGGGCAAAAAAGAAGCAGGTCCAAAGACAAATCCTGTCAAAGATATTATTACAAATTCAGGATCTTCGGAAGAAGAGAGTGCTGTGGCCGACAAAATTAGCAGCAAGTCTGATTCAGAATCCTCGGTCAGGGTAAGTGTAAGCAGGCTCGATCGTCTGATTGATATGGTTGGCGAGTTGGTGATTGCCCATTCTGTGGTGGCTCAGGATAAAGCTATTCCGAATGATTCTGATCTTCAAAAGAAAGTGAATCACACGACCAAAATCCTGCGTGAGCTTCAGGATACCAGTTTGACCCTGCGAATGGTTCCGTTGAAAGCGACCTTCCACAAGATGAATCGCCTGGTGCGTGATCTGTCCAGAAAAGCTGGAAAGCAGGTCAAGTTCTCAACTTTTGGTGAGGATACCGAGATCGACCGAAATATGGTTGATGTGATCAATGAGCCGCTTATTCACATGCTTCGAAACTCGTTAGACCATGGCATTGAAGAGCCTGAAGAACGACTAAAGAGCGGCAAAGAGGCTAATGCTGAGATTTCCTTATCTGCTTCGCAGGAAGGAGGCAAGGTAGTTATCGAAATTAAAGATGATGGTCGTGGTATTAACAAGGACAAAATCCTCAAGAAAGCGATTGAAAAAGGATTGGTTGATCCGGAGAAGAAGCTCACGGAGAAAGAAATTTATAACCTGATCTTTTTGCCCGGGTTTTCATCTGCAGAAAAAGTAACCGACCTATCGGGACGTGGCGTAGGAATGGATGTGGTTCGTCGCTCCATCGAACAGCTGCAAGGAAAAGTAGATGTGACTTCCGAATTAGGAGAAGGTACAACCATAACGATTGAGCTTCCATTTACACTGGCGATTACGGATGGAATGTTAGTGAGGGTTGGAACTCAGAGATTCATCGTTCCGACTATCAATATAGACATGACTTTCCGTGCAAAAGAAAAGGATATGTTTACGATGATGGGTAATTCGGAGCAGGTGAATTTCCGTGGGCATTCTGTTCCGGTAATCAGGTTACATGAGCAATTCGAAATCAATGGAGCTAAAGAAAGCCTGCTGGAAGGCACATTGTTGATTATCAAAAATAACAATCGCCGGTATGCACTTTTAGTTGATGAAGTAATTGGCCAACAACAACTGGTGGGTAAGTCTATACATATGCTCACTAAAATGTCGCATATATCAGGTGGTGCTATTCTTGGAGATGGACGTGTTGGTCTGATCCTGGACACAGCCGCCCTAATGGACTCAGCTGCATAA
- a CDS encoding response regulator, which yields MSKIKALVVDDSKIMRSQVKRALDQLLIADFEFEEAMDGEDALEKFNDDIQMLFVDWNMPKMTGVELARAIRDKGYADIPIIMVTAEKSMGKVDKALNEGGANEYITKPFTADKMSKAISRYIDDEGNIIKQEAEEEKKSFFSSILNA from the coding sequence ATGAGTAAGATAAAAGCACTTGTTGTTGACGATTCTAAAATTATGAGGAGTCAGGTTAAGCGGGCTCTCGACCAACTATTGATTGCTGATTTTGAATTTGAAGAAGCAATGGATGGTGAGGATGCGCTTGAGAAGTTCAACGATGATATTCAGATGTTGTTTGTAGACTGGAACATGCCAAAAATGACTGGCGTTGAACTTGCCCGGGCTATTCGGGATAAAGGCTATGCCGATATTCCCATAATTATGGTTACTGCAGAAAAGTCGATGGGTAAAGTGGATAAGGCCCTGAACGAAGGTGGTGCAAATGAGTATATCACCAAGCCATTTACGGCCGACAAGATGTCTAAAGCAATCAGTCGTTACATCGATGACGAGGGCAATATCATCAAACAAGAAGCCGAGGAAGAGAAGAAGAGCTTTTTCAGCAGCATCTTAAATGCTTAA
- a CDS encoding protein-glutamate O-methyltransferase CheR, with amino-acid sequence MNTAPSISSPKLGPDDFQRVKDILYSYCGIFLQEGKEALVQSRLMKRMRKLGIGSFSEYLDFIEQPASGGEFLSFVDVLTTNKTNFFREVQHFEFIKKHIIPTMGGRSVKWWSAGCSTGEEPITCAITLKEAQKTTPWSSVKILATDISREVLNVAKNGVYPSSRMMEVPESIQRKYFNRLENDQFKVSADVQNMITYGRLNLMERWPLKGNFHVIMCRNVMIYFNRQTQQEVVNKFYEQLAPGGFLFLGHSESVSSNNKGFKNMAPAVYQKV; translated from the coding sequence ATGAACACAGCGCCTTCGATTTCATCTCCAAAATTAGGGCCGGATGATTTCCAGCGTGTTAAAGACATTCTCTATAGTTACTGTGGAATTTTTCTGCAGGAAGGAAAAGAGGCATTGGTGCAAAGCCGGCTGATGAAAAGGATGCGTAAGCTAGGTATAGGGAGCTTTTCAGAGTACCTGGATTTTATAGAGCAACCAGCGTCAGGTGGAGAATTTCTTTCTTTTGTAGATGTTCTGACTACCAATAAAACGAATTTTTTCAGGGAAGTTCAGCACTTTGAATTTATTAAAAAGCACATCATCCCAACGATGGGTGGACGAAGTGTTAAATGGTGGTCAGCCGGGTGTTCAACGGGCGAAGAGCCCATCACATGCGCCATAACTCTGAAAGAAGCACAGAAAACGACTCCGTGGTCGTCAGTAAAAATTTTAGCGACAGACATATCAAGAGAGGTTTTGAATGTTGCGAAAAACGGTGTTTACCCATCTTCCCGAATGATGGAAGTTCCTGAATCTATACAGCGGAAGTACTTCAATAGGCTTGAAAATGATCAATTTAAAGTATCTGCCGATGTGCAGAATATGATTACCTACGGTAGATTGAATCTGATGGAAAGGTGGCCTTTGAAGGGTAATTTTCATGTAATCATGTGTCGCAATGTGATGATTTATTTCAACAGACAAACCCAACAGGAAGTAGTAAATAAGTTTTATGAGCAGCTTGCACCCGGAGGGTTTCTTTTTCTGGGACATTCCGAAAGTGTTTCATCAAACAATAAAGGATTCAAAAACATGGCTCCTGCTGTATATCAAAAAGTATAA